ccgtttaaaaaatatcaaaatcaCTCATCGTTTCACATCGAGCGCCATACGTACCCCAACACGAGGATGCATTTTTTGGGAAATTGTAACCGCTGAATCGGTTTGCTTCCGGTAGTTTGTTCCGCACCGACTATCGCATACCCTTTGGCCTTCATTTCCTCCAAATACTCGACTATCTTGTGCGCCTTTAGCTCACCCACATTTAGCCACTTCTCAGCAGTCATGCTAACAAACCGAACGAGCGATTGTTACGAAAGCGTTACGGAATGGAGATGTTGTTGCACTTACCTGAGTGCTTTAAATTCTTTATTATCGATGTCTTGTAGCGAATTTATAACGAGCTGTTTGATGGCAAATATTTCACACGTTCTCGCTAATCCACCGAGGTTTGGAGCACGATTAACCAAGCTGGCGACCACTATCATCCCTTCGGTGCAGTCCTGAGAAAAGGGGAATAGATATCAAATCGATCTAGGCACCGTGTGCTACAATTCCAGCTCACCATCTTTTTAGCGCATAAATGTTGCGGCAACCCCAGCAGCAAATCTTGATTCGgttccaaacttttcagtGGAATTATCTTTCGCTGCACGAATTCTGCACCGCCCACGGATTGGGCGAGGAAAAGAGTTTCATGCTTTTCGGCCTGCAGTTCGTCAAACTCGAGCGCATGGCCAATATTGTCCGGAACCAGTAAAAGCGATAAGAAGCTTACCTGCAGCATGACTGTTCCGACAACATCTTCCGCTGGAGCACCCGAGACTTTCGGTATGTTGTGGAATATGTTTTCCACCGTGAGCAGATTGTTGTAGTCGAACACACTGTTGAAGCGAAAATCTTTCATACACTTCTCGATGTTACGCTCGACATTGCCCTGCCGCAGGTAGCTGTTGACCGCGGCGTAAAGCTCCTTGAAGGGCCCGTGGTCGATCGGAGCGGGCGAAAACTTCTCGATCAGCTTCTTGATCGTTATTTGTGCGTAAAGccgggtggaaaagttttgtgcCATAGTCCACGGGAGCAGCAGGTAGACGTACTGCTCATCGAGCACATTGGTTTGACAGCAGCGCAACCAAAGCACTACGAACACCGACTGTATGCCGGACACTTTCACCCTCTCGTTTCGGAGTGAGTTGGCGATGGTGAGCGTGTCGATCGAACTGTCCGCCACGATCAGCTCGATCAGATAGTTGATGTTGGGCTGGTTCGTTTCGTACAGCATGATCTCCAGCAGTTGGTACGGTTTGGTACCGGTCAGTTTGAGTACCACGCACAGCGCTTGTACGATTCGCAGCTTCTGCCGGTGTGTGATGGAATTGGCATAATAACGTTCCTTTGCTGTTGTGATTTGGTTGAATCGTTCAATCAACATTCGTTCTATTTTAAACAGAAAGAGCATCGCATCCGGATGGTTAGTCTTGACGATTCGGTACAGAAACACGACGCACAACACACGAACGCGAGCATCCGCCTGAGCTTGGCATCGGAAGTGCAGTTTGAACCTGTGAATGTTAAAATTATATTGCAGTGTTTTTACACCGTAGGTCATCGTCGGTTGATTTATACTCACGGTACGACCATTCCGCTTTGTTCGACCACCTCACATTCCagtctgaaaaaataataatatcctGTCATTGTTTCTCATCAACGAAACGGAACCGGAACCTACTTTTGATCACGCTTCGGTACATCCCCGAAAGTCATGccctgcagcagcagcttacCGAAAGCTCCCCAATTGAGAAGAGTTTCGGGGAGGATTTTAAACATGACTACAAACACCACATTTGCCAACCCATTGATGGTGTTGGCCTGTTCGAGTAACATGCCAAGGTACTCGGTAACTCGTGGGTGGATTTCCACCGCGTTCCTGTGAACGACATGGCTGTTTGCAGGAATGTAAGGTTTCAATAgcattacaatgaaattttccatAAGCTTCATGAAATGATCAGATTTGcggtaaattaaaatttccttaTAACAACGATCCACTGTAGCTAATCGACCGCCATCATCATAACAGTTTGCGTCCGATCCCGATCCAAGTATCGCTTGTACCTGCGCCAAAACATGCACATTGCCAACGTCGAGCAAATCGATCAGTTTGGACCAAACTTCTTCGGATGCAAACGTTCCTCCCGGTCCATTCTGGGCCTTGAAGTGGCAATGATAGATTTCGCCAATCATTTCGTACAGGTCATCAATCGTTGGCGGTTCCGTGGTTTGATGGCGTCGAAAGCTGTCCTTCAGCTTTTTTAGTGATACGGTGTTGAAAAACTGCTCTGCTACCGTGCAGTCATTCCTGTATACCGCAAAAAGCCGCGATAGCTGAATCGTTTCTATGGCAACTGCTTGATCATAATCGAAAAACTCCAACCGCATGCTCACTATCATAAGCATGTGCGCTACCAGCGAGGTCAAATCGTCTAGGGCTTGGCTTTCCATCAACGCTCGCTTTAGACAGAGCACTTGCTCGAGAGTTCTGAACATGATGGAAGGGATCCTTTGGTTCGTTTCTACCGCTTTCATGACATTGTGCATCGTGTACCGTATGGTAGCAGCAATACTTAACGAGCGAGATATTTGTAATGCCGGGAGGTGGTAGAGCACATTCAAATAAACGGGCTTATTTGTAAGGAACAATGCGTCTAGCAGTTGTTTCTGTTCCGGAGCGGGTTGGTTTGGAATGCGCTTGCCTAGCAGCTGTTCGATGAAAAATTTATCTAAAACGTCgacattttccaaacaacgTATTACCGCGTCGGTTGTAATGTAATCGGCGAACGTGGAACCTGTTGCATCCTGGAATTTTTCCAGCGACATTGTAAATACTAACGAGagcttttcaatttcctttacTACAGTTAGCAAAACGGCGGAGCTGTCGTCagttttcaattgtttcacAAACTGAGGAATACTTTTGAGCAGCAGCGCCAACGTAATATACCGCAACGACAGGTTCTTAACGCTGTGGCATATTTTGACGCAATTCGTTAGTGATTGAATCGATAAAAGGCTTCCCGTTGAATCCATTTCAATTTCGTTCATTCGATTGTTAATTACGGTTGCGACGCAGTAGTACGGTATAGCGTTCCATCCGATGGTGGGAATAGTGTGCAACAAATAGGCGAACGCTTCCAGCGTGCTGTAGTACACCTTGAGGTGAGTGATCATTtctgaaacattttcaaaaactgCTATTCGATTAAATGTCTCCAACAATTGGTTTTCCAGTTCCGCTTCCGTGGGATCGAACGATCTGTTCTTTAGGCAGTAGCACAATCCATGGTTCACAACACGTACATTCTCGTGCTTCAGTAACAATCGAAGTAGAACGTTTTTCCATGCGATATGCAAAGTGTCCACTTTTTCGATCAGTTCCAGTGCTGGTAAAATGAGATGCGTCTGGGTCTCTTGCAGTGCTTCCACAATGGTCACGAACGCCAGCCATGCGCTAGTGAGTCGTTCTGATTCCGCTTTCTCGGCCGACCAACGGAAATAGAGTCCATCTAGCTTCTGGCCCGACTGTTGCGCATAACGGATGGCGTACTGCAGAAAGGCTGAAGTTTCCTTTCGACACACGGGATCCTTGGTAGTGAAACCATCGATACATATCAACCAGACGTGGTCGGTCTGCAACGTTTGCAATATGTTATCGTCCCTATCGCTTAAGCGCAGCAGTGTTTCCATCAGCTGGTTTAGTATGAACACTTTGCTTTCGATCATGAGCTTTGAGTCTTGCAGCAGGGACAGCCACTGATCGTACAGCGTGGTGTTGGCCTCCATCATCGTTTGCAGGCAGGCCAATGCTTTCATCCGGATTACGCTTGATTCCGATGCCAGTCTACGAACCATTCGCTCACCATCCAACCCACGACAAATGGAAATTAGCTCCGGTTTTTCTTTGCCTAAAATGAGTAAAGTTCGCACCACATCATAGTACAGTGGTAGCTCGTGCAAATCACGATCGAATGCATCCACGATTGTTTCCAGCTGGGAGCGAACGGATTTGACATCCGGCTCGATTAAAACCATCAGAGTTAGAGCACTCAATATCCATCGGAAGGTTTCACTATCCTGTTGAAGCCGCAAATGGTTCTGATCGATAAGTGCTACAACGCTCTGAAGGTTGAATTTTTCACTGCGTAGCATCGCGTTGGAACATTTTCCACGCTGTTTTACGAGCAACATGTACACCAGTGCTTCGAGCGATGATTTCCGCAAATTTTGTACAttgtataaaaatgtattCTCATCCAACGCGAACTGGAGCACTTCTTCGTAAATTTCCGTGTTGGTTGTGCATAAGTCTTGCACGTATTTCGTTTTATATTCCATATTCTAGCTTAGAAGATGTACGCTCGATGTGTGTTTACGTATGACGACAGCGTGCGGTATTTCGTGAGGTAGTGTGAGTGAGATATGACTGAAACGAAACTCCCTGATAGTGTGCGTAGATTCGTCTGACAGCAGAAAGGTAAACATTTGCCCAATCAACATTTGCACAGTGGGCGAGTCGAAAAATATCACAGTGCTTATTATTCGCgtttttgaagaaaacttgtaAATAGCGAGCTTCtaataaatattgcaatacatgtgaataaaatgtgtatttttaattcaattttgcaatgaaaaatagtttctttgcttttgtgtGGCAGTATGCGATGGATTGTTTTGCAGCAGAACAACTTTGACAGCGTGTCAGATCCGAGcctgtttctttattttacatttcgtaaattttgcaataaaatattcgtaGTTTGCTGGCAGAATGTATGAAAATCCAGTGCAGGAAGTGCAATCGGAGGGGTGACTATCAATTGGTGTTAACAAATTTACCAAAAGGACTACACGTGTCATTTCTTGTTTGCAGGCTCTCGAGTGAAGAACGGGAAAACTCCCTACCACCAAGTGGTGCAGATGAAAATCCCCCAAAACAATTTGAACCGTACGATGGCTGGAATGATATTACTAAGGAATTCTTCAACTGTGTTAAAGGTGAGAGCACGGCAGCTGAAGCACAGGCAGACTGTGTC
This Anopheles marshallii chromosome 3, idAnoMarsDA_429_01, whole genome shotgun sequence DNA region includes the following protein-coding sequences:
- the LOC128714379 gene encoding uncharacterized protein LOC128714379, translated to MEYKTKYVQDLCTTNTEIYEEVLQFALDENTFLYNVQNLRKSSLEALVYMLLVKQRGKCSNAMLRSEKFNLQSVVALIDQNHLRLQQDSETFRWILSALTLMVLIEPDVKSVRSQLETIVDAFDRDLHELPLYYDVVRTLLILGKEKPELISICRGLDGERMVRRLASESSVIRMKALACLQTMMEANTTLYDQWLSLLQDSKLMIESKVFILNQLMETLLRLSDRDDNILQTLQTDHVWLICIDGFTTKDPVCRKETSAFLQYAIRYAQQSGQKLDGLYFRWSAEKAESERLTSAWLAFVTIVEALQETQTHLILPALELIEKVDTLHIAWKNVLLRLLLKHENVRVVNHGLCYCLKNRSFDPTEAELENQLLETFNRIAVFENVSEMITHLKVYYSTLEAFAYLLHTIPTIGWNAIPYYCVATVINNRMNEIEMDSTGSLLSIQSLTNCVKICHSVKNLSLRYITLALLLKSIPQFVKQLKTDDSSAVLLTVVKEIEKLSLVFTMSLEKFQDATGSTFADYITTDAVIRCLENVDVLDKFFIEQLLGKRIPNQPAPEQKQLLDALFLTNKPVYLNVLYHLPALQISRSLSIAATIRYTMHNVMKAVETNQRIPSIMFRTLEQVLCLKRALMESQALDDLTSLVAHMLMIVSMRLEFFDYDQAVAIETIQLSRLFAVYRNDCTVAEQFFNTVSLKKLKDSFRRHQTTEPPTIDDLYEMIGEIYHCHFKAQNGPGGTFASEEVWSKLIDLLDVGNVHVLAQVQAILGSGSDANCYDDGGRLATVDRCYKEILIYRKSDHFMKLMENFIVMLLKPYIPANSHVVHRNAVEIHPRVTEYLGMLLEQANTINGLANVVFVVMFKILPETLLNWGAFGKLLLQGMTFGDVPKRDQKLECEVVEQSGMVVPFKLHFRCQAQADARVRVLCVVFLYRIVKTNHPDAMLFLFKIERMLIERFNQITTAKERYYANSITHRQKLRIVQALCVVLKLTGTKPYQLLEIMLYETNQPNINYLIELIVADSSIDTLTIANSLRNERVKVSGIQSVFVVLWLRCCQTNVLDEQYVYLLLPWTMAQNFSTRLYAQITIKKLIEKFSPAPIDHGPFKELYAAVNSYLRQGNVERNIEKCMKDFRFNSVFDYNNLLTVENIFHNIPKVSGAPAEDVVGTVMLQVSFLSLLLVPDNIGHALEFDELQAEKHETLFLAQSVGGAEFVQRKIIPLKSLEPNQDLLLGLPQHLCAKKMDCTEGMIVVASLVNRAPNLGGLARTCEIFAIKQLVINSLQDIDNKEFKALSMTAEKWLNVGELKAHKIVEYLEEMKAKGYAIVGAEQTTGSKPIQRLQFPKKCILVLGHEKNGLPADIIRHLDLIGEIPQFGVVRSLNVHVTGAIFMWEYAKQHHVVSEL